The Sesamum indicum cultivar Zhongzhi No. 13 linkage group LG6, S_indicum_v1.0, whole genome shotgun sequence genome has a segment encoding these proteins:
- the LOC105164165 gene encoding PGR5-like protein 1A, chloroplastic has product MASRLGLTVTKPRFFTVQFRNPFFSVSLLPSSAPGVQFGPKKLSFRRRLLVLSPKATTDQPGQVQEDEVVDSNVLPYCSIDKKQKKSLGEMEQEFLQALQAFYYEGKAIMSNEEFDNLKEELMWEGSSVVMLSADEQRFLEASMAYVSGNPIMTDEEFDKLKQKLKIDGSEIVVEGPRCSLRSRKVYSDLSVDYLKMFLLNVPAAVVALGLFFFLDDLTGFEITYLLELPEPFSFLFTWFAALPFILWLSFTITNFIVKDFLILVGPCPNCGTENTSFFGTILSISSGGSVNNVKCANCGTEMVYDSQTRLITLPEGSEA; this is encoded by the exons ATGGCATCCAGACTTGGGTTAACTGTGACAAAACCGAGATTCTTCACTGTCCAGTTTAGAAACCCGTTCTTTTCTGTCTCGTTGTTGCCGTCTTCCGCTCCTGGAGTTCAGTTTGGTCCCAAGAAATTGTCTTTTAGGCGCAGACTGTTGGTTCTTTCTCCCAAGGCCACCACTGATCAGCCAG GTCAGGTCCAAGAAGATGAAGTTGTTGATAGCAATGTCTTGCCCTATTGCAGCATagataagaaacaaaaaaagtcACTTGGGGAGATGGAACAAGAATTTCTTCAGGCACTTCAG GCTTTCTACTATGAAGGAAAGGCTATCATGTCTAATGAGGAATTTGATAATCTCAAGGAAGAACTAATGTGGGAGGGAAGCAGTGTTGTAATGCTAA GTGCTGATGAACAGAGATTCTTGGAAGCTTCAATGGCTTATGTATCTGGAAATCCAATTATGACGGATGAAGAGTTTGATAAACTTAAACAGAAACTTAAG ATAGATGGAAGTGAAATCGTCGTTGAGGGTCCTCGATGCAGTCTCCGCAGTAGAAAG GTCTATAGCGACCTCTCTGTCGACTACCTCAAGATGTTTCTTCTCAATGTACCGGCTGCAGTTGTCGCATTAGGATT GTTCTTCTTCCTTGATGACTTGACTGGATTCGAAATCACCTATCTTCTAGAG CTTCCGGAGCCGTTCAGTTTCCTTTTCACGTGGTTTGCAGCTTTGCCCTTCATACTATGGTTATCTTTCACGATTACAAACTTCATTGTGAAAGATTTCTTGATCTTGGTG GGTCCCTGTCCAAACTGTGGCACAGAAAACACTTCATTCTTCGGTACCATATTGTCAATATCAAGTGGGGGTTCTGTCAACAACGTGAAATGTGCAAA TTGTGGGACGGAGATGGTTTACGATTCCCAGACACGACTGATTACGCTTCCTGAAGGAAGTGAGGCATGA
- the LOC105164166 gene encoding glyoxylate/hydroxypyruvate reductase HPR3 codes for MAGAANQHQTPESPPLLLLHRFPSFNLYFLPFLQTKYTVLDPFADPPDPSFPTLSKSARVMLCFGPTPVTSEDLDRYPSVEYVLGTSAGINNFDLAACRRRGIRVTSAGDAYSDDVADYAVGLTIDVLRRVSAADRFVRAGSWPVQNEYTLGSKVSGKRVGIVGLGSIGSRVAKRFEAFGCSIAYNSRKQKPHVTYTYHANVKDLASDVDVLIVCCALTNETHRIINKDVMTALGKMGVIVNVGRGALIDEKELVELLVRGEIGGAGLDVFENEPHVPEPLLTLDNVVLSPHKAVLTPDSFAALEELVRSNLEAFFSNQPLRAEVELN; via the exons ATGGCGGGCGCCG CCAATCAGCACCAAACACCAGAATCCCCGCCGCTGCTTCTCCTCCACCGCTTTCCAAGCTTCAACCTTTACTTTCTGCCCTTCCTCCAAACCAAATACACCGTCCTCGACCCGTTCGCCGACCCACCAGACCCGTCATTCCCCACGCTCTCCAAGTCCGCGCGCGTCATGCTCTGCTTCGGACCCACACCCGTCACCTCCGAGGACCTCGACAGATACCCCTCCGTAGAGTACGTCCTCGGCACCAGCGCCGGGATCAACAACTTTGACCTGGCCGCCTGCCGCCGCCGTGGCATCCGCGTCACAAGCGCCGGCGATGCCTACTCCGACGACGTGGCGGATTACGCCGTGGGGCTCACCATAGATGTTCTGAGACGCGTATCCGCTGCTGATCGGTTTGTTCGGGCTGGGTCTTGGCCCGTCCAGAATGAGTATACTCTGGGGTCAAAG GTGAGTGGAAAACGAGTCGGGATTGTGGGACTAGGGAGCATTGGTTCTAGGGTGGCCAAGAGGTTTGAGGCGTTCGGGTGCAGCATTGCCTACAACTCAAGGAAGCAAAAGCCTCACGTCACGTATACTTACCATGCTAACGTCAAGGACCTTGCATCAGACGTCGACGTGTTGATTGTTTGTTGTGCATTAACAAACGAGACACACCGTATAATAAACAAGGATGTGATGACAGCACTGGGAAAGATGGGTGTGATTGTTAACGTTGGACGTGGGGCGTTGATTGATGAGAAGGAATTGGTTGAGTTGTTGGTGAGGGGTGAGATTGGTGGTGCTGGTCTTGATGTCTTCGAGAACGAACCTCACGTTCCCGAACCGCTACTTACATTGGACAATGTCGTCTTGTCTCCACACAAGGCTGTTCTAACTCCGGATTCATTTGCAGCACTTGAGGAGCTGGTCCGCAGCAACTTGGAAGCTTTCTTCTCGAATCAACCTCTGCGGGCAGAAGTTGAGCTCAATTGA